A region of the Carassius auratus strain Wakin unplaced genomic scaffold, ASM336829v1 scaf_tig00217457, whole genome shotgun sequence genome:
atataaattaaaataaataaacaaatatcaaaaatgcatttcatttatatgttatttatttatatttgtttacgtGTGCTATGCTCAATGTACAATAGTAGGCCACAGCACAGAAAATGaagcacttttaaaaaatatatttatattcaaattccagaaatatttgaattaataatgaattgaattaattaattaaattaattaattaatgaatgatgCATATATGTAGCACTTTATTGTGTATTTGTTGTACACCCAAAGTGCTCTACAATCATGTGCgggggtctctcctcaaccaccgCCAGCGATGGCAGCCACAGGACAACGGCTGcagtggagaggagagagagatcgAGCCAATCAAGTGGTTGgggattattaggaggccatgattgaCAAAACGCCAAGGGGCAATTTGGCCAGGGACACCGGGGTTACCACCACTACACTTTACGAgaagtgccatgggatttttaatgaccacagagagtcaagacctcggtttaatgtctcatctgaaagacggtgcttgttgacagtatagtgtccccgtcACTATACTGGGGCATTAGGACCCCACACAGACctcagggtgagcaccccctgctggcctcactaacacctcttccacAGCAACCTAGTTTCCCAGGAggtcccatccaggtactgaccaggcttagcccctgcttagcttcagtgggaaaccagtcttgggctgcagGGGGATACAGTATGGCATATTTATACCACCCAtccaaaattctgtcatcatttacttaccctcgtgGTTTTCTAAACCtgcctgcatttatttgtgtcCCGCAGGAGTAATAAAcacagacaataaaaataaaaaatgtgccagtTTCTTTGTCTAAAAAAGTTCAATGTTGAATTGGTCCCTACTGAGTATCACTGTATGGAGAAAAGCAGCTAAAATATCTTTGTGACGGTGAGGCAGGGCCATGGGAGTGGAGCAAAGCCGGTGGAGTGAATgataatgagcgacacctgcaccactcaccggtctcgagaaccatggaggagctccggaaggatgAAAAGGAGGAGTAACAAAGTGAAGGACGAAACAGGAACAGACCTTTAGATTTTCAGTCGGCCGTCAGGGGCTGTCGCGCTATtttcagtttgtgtttattttgtaaactaTCCCAAAGAAGAATCCAATGAGTCATTTTCCATGAATATCATCTTATATGTGCCATGCAACATGTACGAATACCAGCAAATTCCCAGTTGGCATTCCCAGTTCCCACattggaaatataatttttttgtaaacagaAAGCACTTAATTTCTCTTTTGGAAGACTGCTGGCAGTACAGTCTCACTGACGCACTGGGCAAGATGCCCGCGGGTTGCTCCAGTTTCAGGGCCGGTCCAGGTGCCCAGCGCCAGCTGCAAGAAATGCCAGAGCTTGGGGAGTCATTACACAGCTCGCCCTCTCCCTCAACAGACAGGTCAACtctaggaatttttttttttgttttgttattcgGCATAAGAACCATAGAGTACTTATTAAAGACAAGATCTAAAGAAAACACTACATCTAAGGTCCACAGCAACTTGATCTAAATCTGCAGGAAATACAAAACGATACCAACATGTGCTCAGGTACCAGATAAAACCTACaattgtcttttctctttttacTCAGAGTGCTGAACTTTGCATGAATAGGTAACTGAGCTTTCAGATGTTTTACTGAATTGGCTATTTAAGGCCAAGGCTGTTTATAAAAGATAAGCCTGTGCTTATTATGACATCACAGAGCCTGTTTAGCCTTTGTTGGCCTTATCTCTCTGTGCCTACGGTCCAGCTCTCACCACACCTCCTACATGGACAGAGATTGTCCCTAATTTAGAGGACAAGCTTGAGTCACATGACAGCCGGGAATCTGTTGTCGCGTCAGCTGCCCTGATGAATGATTCCTCACTGTGCAATTGTTTGAATTCTCACATCGGCCGGATCCACACACTCATCCAAGCACACTTAATATACACAAGCTCATATTTCAGCACCGTGGATTACAGCTAGGAATGATATACAAAACAGGGGCTTCCCAAGGCGTTCGGTCATTTACGACTGCAATCAGTATTTTAGTATTCATGTGATATCTTTTCGATCTTTTGTTTGGCTTTGTTTAGGTTGCATATTATAATCATCTACCGAAAGTTTATTTTCAGTTCCCCTTTCAGTTCCTGGTTGATAGACAGttacacaataaaacaaacagacacaATACAACTGTACTTCTGCTGGCAAGTTTGTTGCATGCAAATCATCTGAAAACACTTGACAATGTAGATGGTCACACAGTGCATTATAcattattgtgaaaaaaataatatatatatatataaaatgcatcgttatataaaatttaaagaaaatcataaatattttcatatattttagataaaatgtaTAATGATAAATATTTCTAACAATAAGTAAATATTAGGCCCTTAtaagaatcacatttttaaaatgtttttaaagaagtctctcacactcactcagaccaaatttatttatttgaatataatatatattattttacattatatactgtattttacatCCGTTTTTGTCAACTGGTGGGTCACGAGACCATTCTGAGTGGGTCAAGTAGGCAAGTTAGTAAAATTCTGCTCTTAAGTCAGAAATTATGAAATATGGGCCAAGAAATATGGGCCAAGTCTTCCACAGGATTGCCGATCCTCTGTCGAATACCATTCACAACTCTATGGATATCAGTGAGCAGGAAGGGAAACTCAAGTCATAAGTAATCATTTACAAGACACTTTCAAAGCGACAACCAGGATGGCAAAAGTGTTGAGAAAACGGTTCCGATTTTGTTTACTAAGAActataattgacagcatatacaAACTAAAATCGACTTTTCTTAACATGACAGACAGCAACAGGAATATTGGACAACTGTTCCTTAGAAGTTTTTCCATGGACCCTATATACTTTTACACACCTGACATGTACTCTCTTTCTCAACTATTTAACATTCCAAAACTTACTTTGTTTAACTGCATACTCACCAAGAAGGGCATTTTGacatcattttgtgtgtgtttgaatgttttaGCACAGTTATTCACTCATTTAGGTATTTGTGGCTAACAAGCTATTTGACACTCTGCGCTCCACAAAAAAAGGGAAGTGGTGGTGCAGATGCTTTTGGTGTAAGAGCGAAACCTGCAGGACTGACTAAAATAATGCGCATTACAAGCACTATTTAACTGGTGCGAATGAGACGTGAATGAGAGAGAAGTAGAAGTCCGTACAGGCTTTAAACTTTTATATTAggctttaaataaagtaaaatttaaagcccaaaccaaaaaaaacatttatcccACAACGAATAGCCGAATAAAAAAATGGTTGAATTTGTTTGAATGGTTGTATATGACAAATAGAGAATTCTTCCATTGTGCAAATTATGGTCATTTTCGTCAGTTTAGGCTCGTTAGCATTTGGCCTGCTTTAAATCAGACAGAGAGATGCAGTGaagatcacatttatttgaattagtaagagagagacagagagagagagagatgaaagttgtgtgtgtgtaaacctgtGTGCGACCCTTTCTCTACAAGTAGTCTCATAAACAGAGATTTTACTCTATGCAATATTTCTTGTTTTAGTCCAGAGGTATCCAAACCTGCTCCTGCAGGACCACTGTCCTGAAAAGTTAAGCTCCaagcctaattaaacacacctgaaccaaggCAAGTGTGTcgcagctaaactctgcaggacattggccctccTGGAGCCAATGTTTTAGTATAACTGTGTACTTTGAAAACCTCAAAAACATTGCCTACTCACCAATTCCCAAGCCTGTGCAAGTGTCCGTGTCCAAGTTTGTGCCCAGGACGCTCCAGCCTGCCGGTAGAGGCAGATGTCTAAGAGCAAGAGCCAGAGTATCATCCAACCTCTCACACTCCTTCAGGGGGATCTGACACTCGTCCAGAAGTAACGCTCCCTCTGTCTTCCCAGCCGCATTCACCAGGAACTGAGCCATGTCCAGGGCAAGGTCCTGCACGAACTGGAAGCGTTCCTCAGCCACAGGGTCCACTGAGCCCCCGGGCCGGGCCTGGCACAGTGTGACCCGCACAGTTTCACTGCAATCATGAGCTgtaagaagacaaaaaaaaaaaaaaaaaagacattggaCAGAAAGATATTATTTTTTGTCATGCATTTGTGATTTTGCTGATGTCCACAagataaactaataaatacaaataaaatgttttataaataaatgaaaaattcaataatacaaatatttaattaaaaaatggaaaaataattattgtaaataaaagtgtataaatgtaataaataaagttTGGGATATTCCTTGGCACTAAATACATAGCAGCCCGATTTTATTTATACatctatttatttgtaaataatcagataaaaatgaaaataaataaataaataatttaaatacgaGTTTGATGATGTCCACAAGATATACTactaaagaaaatgtaataaataaagctTGGTATACCCCTTGGAACCAAATAgatagcaaaaaaatatatttatgtatttatttataaataagttaataaataaatacaaagcttaGTATATTTCTCAGCACAACATAGATGGAAACAAAATGTTAGTATTTAAtttcatgcatgtatgtattagAGCTGAAGattttgcccgaacccgacaggaCCCGATGGTACCCGACGGGTTcagtcgggttcgggcttaatttatataatcttatgcaggctcgggccgggctcgggcttgcgctccggtttgcgaggtaaccaagtggtcatgtgatgtgtttcgattagctcgagaaagatgcgaaaatggatgctgagtaggtgaaacTGAGGCTTGTCTCTGGCGATtatgttttggttgcaccagcatcTACAGCacagtctgaggtgtggaaaggttttgaccgtgtttataatgagaataatgaatgaataattacgCACCATCGGTGAGCACAGGAACGCACTGAAgtcatctacagtggattcaatcattttcctccacaaaaacatgtagcctAGGCTTAGCCCtgatctctgtgagtaaaggtttttcaattgataactaaatattcattgagtcttaaatgcataatgtggaaaGATTCTTTacactaatgttggcattattcttttattaaaatgtccggCATAGCCTTATCTTAATTTCGTAATTgcaaaatacccatcttaatttaaaatgtatcttaatttaatttgttaaaaaaagacttgttttattggtgcgttggtctatttatagacTAAATTTGCCTATGTCtagtgctgagatgttaagatgtcacagaggactttctttattccaacttccaagtggtctagtctacgttagttatgaataaattatgttaaaacatgtgtaaatgactcattcttgacaaaaggcaaaagagctgtaaGTGTgctcacatttgaataatgtcgggctgtaaacgggttcgagcattggtctcaaactcaattcctggagggccacagctctgcacagttttgctccaaccctaatcaaacacacctgatccagctaatcaaggtcttcaggattactagaaacttccaagcaggtgtgatttggagctggttggagctaaactctgcagagctgtggcccttcaagaattgagtttgagaccactgggttcgggcttttaaaaagctgtcaatcaaaatgtacttgtcggactcgggtcctgtcggggctaacttttatggcccgattacagctctagtatgtatgcatgtatgattAGAAAATCAGGGAACACAGTCGGATTTCAACTTGCTTTACAAGCCTGAGAACCACAGCTCAATGTACACTGTAAGATCACAATTCTGAGTATGAAGCTCTTTAAAATTCAAACTCAAATTCCAGTCAAAATATTTTGGTGCAGCTTTcagactataaaaaatatttataccaCCCACTAACATTTCCACAACTTTCTCAACTATAAATCAATTGTGACTAAGGTAACTAACTATGCATCTCATATCAAACAGGGAGGTCTCCTTTAAATCATCttcaaactgattaaaaaaaagaaaaagatctaGCTTAATATTTTGGCAGCTACACATCAACAGACAAAAAGGAGACTAAGCGCCTATGGTTGAGTGGAGATAGATATAATTACTGAGAAATGTTCCTGCATTAACACTACTCATTTCCAAGGAGGAAAACAGCCAGAGACATGTAGACATACTATAAAAACAACATTCATAAACCATTAGAACTTCACCGTGAGGGCTGCCAGGAGGCCTGTGTTGTTTTACAACAGTTATGAGAAGTCACTACGACAAGTGTCGCAAAATCAGAGTTGGTTAAGTGAGCGACTTTTCAGTCAACGCAGAAAACCCCCAATGTGTAGATCCACACATCCACACTGACAAACTTTGGTTTGTCCAAAACATCTCAGTGGGACATCCATCTGGGTTCAAAGCAATTGAGCCAGTTTTGCCGATAAAGACCTTTTAGCAGCCAAACATTTGGATTTAACCGAAAGTATGAACCTCCAGCAGAGACACAGAGGGTTGAAAGTGTATCCTGGCGGGCCAACAGCAGCACACCTGAGGCGAACGATAGTAGGGCCATTCTTCATACACTCTTAATGCATTGCTGAAAAGCTTTTAAGTGCTCAGTCAGAGTAGTGATTACAAAACTGGTGCCAAAAGTCTCAGCTGGATTCCATAACACTGTATCTACTGTGACCCTCTGTGGAAGTGCTCGGGGGCTACGGTtgaaatttgaaatttttttGACTCTGAATTTTTTGACTTATTTCTTTGCAAAACAAGATAAGATCGCAATGCTACCGGTTCCACTAAAAGCAAAAATGTCTCAAAATTATGGGTTACAAGATAAATCTTCAGTTAATTACAGTAATGGATTGTGCCTGTTAATGGACGGTTGCTAAGGGTGTTCTAGTTGGTTGCTAGGGCATCACTAAGCGGCTGGTAGTACGTTCTAGGTTGTTGCTATGTGAATGCTTACTAGTTCTTACGTATTGCTTAGACcactactttttttgttttgaaagtcaaattaaatatataaacaaacaaaaacatgaaaaataaattaaacaaacaaacaataaatgaagcaaaaaaagacaaacacaaacagaaaaagaaaccATCCCCCACTACCCAGggtcaaatgaaatgaaaatacaaattcttcaaatgatttcttaagtcatgattttcctttttttttttaaataaaaatattcaaacaaaaacatgaaaaataaaacaaatcaaacaaaaacaaaaagacaaaaaaaaaacagaaaccctCCCCTACTAtcttttggaaaaataaaatgaaataaaataaattcaatttaaacaTATCAAACAAACTAAATAACCTTTATAAACCTTCTTCCACTAGGCCTCGGACAATATGTggtaaaaactataaatattactaagttactatatatttatatatagtttataaatatttactataCTAAACAGAAAAACAATCCACCCTCGCTGTCCCCAGACAAGTCTAtttttgcaccaaaaaaaaaaaaaaaaaaagtgtatatatttgtagACTCTGGTTATATTTTCTTCCACCTCTTTCAACATATTACTCCATTAAAGCAAGAATGTGTCTGTTCATTAATAGTTACTGCTTGTCCATATATCTTCAGAAGCAGCACTGGAATATCTGAATCAGCTCAAGCATGTGCTCAGTGCAGTAATACAGAGGTCGCCCTGTGGTAACCGGGACAATTTTGTGGGTGAATAATTGGGCAAAGCAACAATGTGCCAAGCAGTGCCTGGACCAGGTCTGGCATGACTGGAATGTAAATGAGTCGCTCTCTGCAGGTAATGAGCGTTTGGTTCCAGGAAGAAGCTAACAATTATCAAGCACTGATAAAATACTGTACGCGGAATGTGTTGTGTGACCGTTGGGGTTTTAAATACTGACCTGGGCACACGGCTTGCAACGTGACATGGCTGACTTTCAAAGTGCTGGAAACGTGCCTCTGGGTGGAGCCGGCGAATAGCAGGTAAAATTCTACATCGTCCTCATCCTCGACACACTCTTCCTCACAGAGCTGGACAGTCAATAGACACTCACCCTGaatagaagagaaaaaaatatttaaaaaattattgcttaaatatttaaaaataatacaattgcattttaaattatggTGGAAGTGCGACAATCAAGGACTAAGaagtctttctctttttctctcgaaAAACTAAAAGTAGGACTGATAAAGTGTTCAATCGACTGTGGGTGCAGAAAATTACACAACGCAAAGAATTAACTTGTATAAATCATCATTACTGGATCCTCAAACAACAGGGAGGCATCAACACCTGTCCGTTAAGAGAGACGCATTACATTACAAAGAAAGCAGCGACAGAACCGAAGACTATATACATATCaacaaatgctgaaataaaaaacagTCATCAGCTTTTCCCCACCCTCATAATTATAGCTTTACGGTCATAAAAGTATATGTGAGAAACTGTTTTTTACTCTTGACATACTTTACAAATCTAAGGCATAGACAACTACTATAATATATCTCTTGAAAGAATTGTGGATATGTTATGAACTCCTGCTTTTGGCTGGAATGTGAACAGACAAAGCAAagcaagacaaaaacaaacaaaaacgccaaaaacaaaacaaaccacaacaacaagacaacatacaaaacaaaaaacagaaaacaaaagaaaaaaacaaacatcaaagaaacctatttaaataaattttattagaTTTCACCTAAATGTTTATTGACAAACAATTTAAATGACCTATTTGATGTTACATTAaaaaaggatagatagatagatagatagatagatagatagatagatagatagatagatagatagatagatagatagatagatagatagatagatagatagatagatagatagatagatagatagatagatagatagatagcaagtAGCAACAATCAAactagacaaaaataaaataaaactaaactgttCATTTGGCCTGGAATATAACTCCCAGTTTGTCTGTACAAGCAGTATATAATACTGTGTCACCGACACTTGACACCAGAAACAAATCAGCAGGCATGACGAGAAGAAAGTATATCCGCCGTCTTAGATATCGTCACTTATTTATAGCATGCTTGTGAATGAGAATGTGACTATTAGAGTGAAAATGAGAGAGAAGTACCACCATAAGATACAAAATAAACAAGAGAAAGAGTGGCTTGACATAAGTTTGACAGGGCTGTCTAAGCAGAAGGAATGTTTATACTATCTTAAACCAAAGTAACAAACTAGCATTCCCACACTGCATTTACCTAGCTACTATTCTAAGCCACAAAGTTTTGTCTGACACAGAGGGCCTTTAGAGCGTGACGCAAGCAGCGGGACATCCTAGTGAGAGATGTTTTCATTGGCCAGGCTGCAAAAGCCACATGGTGCCCTTGCCAAATGCCAGTCAGCTGCTTTTTTTGGCTGACGATGATCACAGCCGCAGAGTGATTCGGAGACAAGTCCTCACAGTGAGATTAACTCCTGTGCACTCTAggtctggagaaaaaaaaaatcttaagataTTTCTATAGTTAAGGTACACAGTAATATTAAAATCTGATGAGTTGCCATTCAACATCAGaccaattttattaattaacataaatttattctgtaaattaaagtttgaaatttttattaaaatactaatttatttcaATAGGATTTAATGTAACAAAagcaacataatatataataatataaataataatattattattaataataataataatagaaaataaaatgaatttagttAACTATTCTGGTTTTATTACTCTTGCTGGTATTATTCTTTTGACAAACacctataaattaaataataaaaaaataaacaactaattacatttcattcactggggtcattattattattattatcattattattattattattataatccataattCAATATTctgaggttattattattattgttgttgtctaaataaataagtattctagggttaattttgttattattaactacAGCTACTATTaccgtttttattattatttatttttacaattaatacaaatttaaataatacaaaaatatatatttataaaaaaaaattaaagttaattagAGGAGTTGTTaaattaatagttcacccaaaaatgaatgtcATTCCAAGCCCATAAGTCTTTTgttaatctttggaacacaaattaagatatttttgatgaaatccaaaagcTTTCTGACCATGCACAGtgcaaagtcaatgcaaagtttttttgttttgttttttttccaaaaataatttgtgttccgaagatgaagaAAGTGTCACTAATGCACacaggaaacgagagatccaaatgcagtgttttaatggggtaatccaaaatcaaatccaaaaaacaggcaagaggtcattaacataaatcagtccaaaacaagaaacaacaatcaagaaaaacacaagggaacatcatagacagtaaaagaaatggacacagcgaccccattgaaactcaattgagacaaatgaagcccagttatagcgttttttagcacttccgtttctgacgcgcagactcaaacgaagcttgacgacgtcagcaacctgtctcccagatgtaaatcttctaagtggctgtgcgtgcaaactgccatggttaatcttgcagagacggcaagcttgagcggggagttatttgtcgtgagtgagcaggagtaagtattctgattaattattttgtatagtattttaaaatgtaacgccagtacgccatattaagttaattgcctgcgagcttctcctcctgtctgtacggtaatgcgacagagagccgagtggttatgacgcaatcgttagcctattttttacaaaaactgtttatacggggccataatgtaacatagaaggtaatggagccctttatacattgccgtgtatctttagaaataaataatggacaaacagagtctttaaacgcctcagatgtaaagttattcgctgtcaaagtgacgccaaaatgaatgggagtcaatgggaatgctaacgcaagtgaagttctgctaaaagatggcagcccccacccgacttcaacttccggtcgagttcctcgCCCCTTGGGGAACATGAGAAAGccgggtgacggaaaacaaggactccatgaaacagaatGAGACAGGCTGGTTTATATGGACAGGTGAACACTATGAAAGTGGAGACAGCAGAAAGTGGAGTGCAATTgacagtgatgaatgggacaaaggcttgtgggaagtGTAGTGTCTGCAGTGGGGTGACtgtggggaagtgagaccactagtggacacctagggaaacacagaccagacactgtgacagaaaggtcttacgggtttacggaatttacatttttgggtgaactatcctttttaaAGTCAAAGACAAACTATGAAGAACAAAAATAttgccaacaaaaataacattattctCTAAACTTACATTACCAACATTATACACTTGTTAACACACACCCAATCTCCTATTCCTGATGCTATGGTGACAACTACAGAAGCAGGTGAAGGTGTAAAAGCAAAGCTAGACTTTAAGGCCACAAATGACATCACAAGAAAGTTTGTTTCCTTACTGGTTGAATCCCTGGGTGTGGGAAGGGCTTTTTATGGCCAGGTCATATTACCAACTTGCATGAGAAGCAGTAATGGTGACCCTTTGATCTAAGCGACATGCATAAAGCTTAGGAATCTGACTGCAACGTCCCAAGGCTAACAAAGCCCACACTTTATTGATGACGCATACGTAGGCCACTAGAAATGTGTTACTGACATTAGATCAGTATTAGAagccagaaaaaaaattatttggatgtaaatatcttttatttttactgctaACATGCAAAAGTCAGTCATGGGCCACTTTTAGACTACAGCGGCCCAATATGGATAGCAGGTGCCAAACCAGGATAAGTGCCAAAGGCGAGAGcataaacaactgaaacaaagacCACCCTGGCGACTGTGTCAACTGTGTCCATAAGACATGGAGATTCAGATTCAAAGATAATGGTCTTTGTGTTTATTGGGTCATTTTGTCTTATAAACAAACAGGATTTTGAGGATTCAAGGTTGATTTTTCCAATCCATCAAATCATTAAAGCCACATACAGGCCTGGAGATAAGGCTGATGTGTGTTAATACTTGGTAGATTTTCAAAACAAAAGATCTAAAATACCCAGAATCCAAATTAATCTTGCTCAGAATCTTTTGGCTTAGCTGAATATAGGATCCATTTTGTCAGGAAGCATTTTTGGCACCTGAAGCGGGCTCATGGGGTTCTCAAAGTACTGTTGATACTTTGGTTCTTCGTTGGTCTATTTCAGGATCTCGCAAGTCAATGTGCCCAAGGAGGTGTGCATGGCCTTTTCGCCCTGTGCTTAAAACAACACTTGGTAAGCTGCCTCGTCTAAGAGAACTGTGGGAGTTGGAGACCACCGTGCAACTTTTAGCTACTTGCATTTAGCTCAAATTTAGCAGAACAAGTTTAGACCAAGTCTCAGTGCAAAAGCAAACTTCAAAGTGCATCTTATGTTTCATGACATGTCTTTGCTTCTTTAGAAACCCAAAACCGCCATTCCTCTGTTTATAATTAAGGAGAGCAAATTAGCCCACGTCATGTGTTGAACAGAGGGCGCTCCTTTACATTAGCTTCTACAACAACCATGAAAATACAGAGTCTCTACACCTGCTATCTCGTAATACAAAAGTTCTGTCCTTCTTCAAGCCAccattattaaaaacaatgtgtCTGAAAAAAAACTGCTACAAAATGAGGatagcttttgtttgtttttgtagccATAATGTGGTTAAAACTTATAAACTAAAGATAGTACAAGATGTTGGCTCTCCAGCTTTGTTTTTCTGACTTctgaaattaaatttgaaatgaatttagcttatgtttttttttgcagctgtCATGTAGCTACAATTTACAAATCTACCAATAAAACAGAACTACACAAATTAATTTAGCTTGTGTTAG
Encoded here:
- the LOC113101066 gene encoding A-kinase anchor protein 13-like, producing MKVVQQVASAMKLNPQQAPLYGECLLTVQLCEEECVEDEDDVEFYLLFAGSTQRHVSSTLKVSHVTLQAVCPAHDCSETVRVTLCQARPGGSVDPVAEERFQFVQDLALDMAQFLVNAAGKTEGALLLDECQIPLKECERLDDTLALALRHLPLPAGWSVLGTNLDTDTCTGLGIEPGPQDTLLHFAAKRGLRKVALFLLQQPGGKEALRLPNKQGRTPARVAQKRGHTQLQKLLTE